The window CTCAAGCCAGGAGCATATACTCACCCAGCGGTGAGAAAGGCCTGCTTGAGTCAATTGATATCGAATGTATTGTAAAAGATGATAAGCTAGCACTGTGATTAAGATATGACCTTCAATACGTTCAGGCTTTTGATGGTAGTTTGGGCGCAGACCAAGTTCGCTTTTTAAACACCGAAAAGCATCTTCAACGGTAGTAAGCATTACATAGAGAGACCATATTTTTCTTGTCACTCAGATCAGTGCGATTGGTTCTCAGGAAGTAACTTCCATTATAAGCCTTACAAAGCTTATCTGGATTAAAACTCCAGTTTATGTCTGTCGCAACATCTTCATTACGTGTCATATTGATCTCAAAGCCTGCAGAAACACGCGAGTTTTTTTGTCTAATTCTCCCTATGCGCTCGATAATTTTATCATACTTCTTGAACCTTCTTTTAACACCTAATCCTTGACGCAGGTACTCAAGTTCTTTTTCTACTCTTTCTTTAGAACTTTGGATCATTGCCTGTTCTTTTTTGGCCTTTTGATCACTTTTACAGTGCAGAAATAGCTCGTCATGCTGTTTAAAGCTTTTAATCTTTATGCCATCTTTAATTGTTACGAGTTCATGTTCTGACGGCACTTCTGCAGGTTTTGAGCGAGATACGACAATATACGCATAGCCTTTGTCATTTAGAGCTTGCAAGTTTTCCTGTGTGGAAATGCCTGCATCAATGACTACTGTGGGCTTTTGATTTATTAGTAGAAAAGGTTGCTGCTCTTTGGCCCTGTTGTGTATTTTCTTGACCATACCCATGAGCGTTTTGGCCTCAGTGACATTACCTGCGAAGACTTGGCTGGCTTTAGGAAAGCCATGTTCATCCAGGATAAGGCCCAAAGTAACTAAAGGACGATCACTGCGTTTTTGTTTTGAATGTCCACGTTTGGCCTTTTCATAAGTCCCGGCATCACCTTCACAGTACGTGTTGGTCAAATCATAGAGAATAATAGACTCACCAAGTCCAAACTTCGGTAGATGTCAAGAAAGATGTCTCTTCTAAGCCGCAATTTTTTCTGTTTTCGAGGTTCTTTTTTTGTTCAAGGTGACTTCTGAAGGTGCAGACCATTTTCTGATATGACCTGACCACCGTTCCGGGTTTTTCTTTTTTGCTCTTTGATAGACAAGCTGGCGTCTGGTCAAGATTTCTTTGTCTCTGCCAGTGTGGCGCTCATTGGGAGTCACATAAGCTAAGCTGCTATGACGGTGCTCATGGTTGTACCACTTTACAAAACCTTCGCCCCATGTTCTGGCATCCTTTAAGTCCTTAAAGGGCTCCTGTGGATACCAGGGGCGATATTTCAGTGTCTTGTATAAAGCTTCAGAATGGGCATTATCATTGCTAACGCTTGGCCTGGAGAAGGACGGCATCACACCCAGCTGCTGCAGGGTGGCCAGCATGGTTACTCCCTTCATGGGAGACCCGTTGTCAGAGTGCAGAACCAGTTGATCCTTGACTATGTTTTCCAGGTAGCACCCTTCGCTGATCAAGGCGCCAGCCAGAGTGGAATCTTCCCGGGTGTGTACCTGCCAGGTGATGATCTTTCTGCTGTAGAGATCAATTATCATGTACAGATAAAAGAACACGCCTTTAACCGGGCTTGGTAGATACGTAATGTCCCAGGTCCAGACCTGATTGGGAGCCGCAGCCGTTAGTTCTTCAGGCCTATTGTTCTTTTTAGGCTTTGAAGGCTGCCTATGGGTGTTTTGACATTCCTCTCGAAGAATACGGTACATGGTTGCCTCGGATGCCAAGTATATTTCCTGGTCAGCCAAATCCGCAACTATTTGATGCGGACTCAGGTTCCTGTATTCGGGCCCGTTGATGGTGTTCAGAATGATTTGACGTTCCACTTCACTCAACTTGTTGTTTGGTGTCCTGTTTGACTCTTTGCGCAGGTCTTTAAGTTTCCCAGGGTCACGCCACCGTTGGACAGTTCTGGGACTTAAACCGATAATGTCACAAGCTTTTTTTAACCTGGCTCCTGAACTGCAGGCTTCATCTATAAGTGCCAGGATGCGCTTTTTTTCCTGGGTCGGGATCAGTCGTCCCTTTTGTCTCCCCAGATAGCATCCACTTTTTTTTTGAGCACCAGAAGGGCTGTGGTTTCAGCCAGGGCCTTATCCTTGCGGTTCAGCTCTTTCTGGAGATCTTTGACTTCTTTTTTAAGCTGACGGACATTATTGTCCTTTTTCCTGGACTGATCACTGGAGAATTCTTTTTTCCATTTCTGCAGGTGATGCGTATGTATTCCTTTTTGTCTGCACCATGCTCCCAGCTGCTCATCTGTAAGCTTGACAGACTCAAGCAGGGCATCCAGTTTTTCTTTCGAGGACCAGTCCTGTGGGCGTTTCTCTTGTTTGGTCATAATGTTGGTATCTCCAGTGCTTTTTGCTTTTTTAAGCCAGTATTGCATGGTGGAAGTTGGAACTCCCATGTCCTTGGCGATCTGGGCTTTAGAGTTAGTTCCTGAAAGTACCATTTTGACCACGTTTTCTTTAAATTGCAAAGGGTAAGTCATATAAAACAGCTCCTGCCCCTTGTTATATTGAACATGAGAGGATGAAAGGGATTTTTACTCCAAGAGGAGGCCCCCCGGGGGGCCTCCTCTTGGCCCTGCCTGAATTTCATCCTAGACGACATCTATCCTGACACATGGGGACAATATGGTGAACAATTACACCCAAATAATTGTTGTCAGGATTTTTGTAACCAGATTGTCAAGAAAGGACAGGAAGAGGGAAGGTTGATATGATTTTCAAGGGATTGTGAATAGGAAAACCCACGTAGCTGTTCACCACATTTGTTATAAGACTATTAAAAACCCTGGATTCCGGCTTTCACCGGAATGACGAAAAAGGGAATCTCCCTGGTTTATCCGTCACCCCGGTCCCGGATCGAGTCCGGGATGACTGATCCGGGGTCCAGGTCTTCTTATTCGATCTTGCTGAATAGTTACGCCAGTTTAAAAATTGGGAACAAGCACTTATACCGTGAAAAAAGTTTCTGCTCAGGAATATTCTTTTTTCAGCATTTCAGCAGCCTTGACAATTGACCTTATCTTCTCAGCAGCCACTTCCTCAATATTTACGCATCTGTTGGCAAAACAGCCAAATCCACAGTCTGTATTGAGAAATATCTGCTCAGGCTTGTAGTGTTCTAAGGCCAGCTTGGTTTTGGCTACTATTTCCTCAGGAGCTTCAGCCTCAGATGTCCTGGGATTGACCACCCCAAGGCCGATTTCTCTTGGGATGTCTGTTCCAGGAATATTTCCGGATAAAGCCTCGCCAACCACCCTGATCTCTCCTGCCCTGGGAGTAGCGTACTCCAGGACAAACTGCTGAACTTTCATGGCAGTCAGTGCGGGTAAAAGCGGTGTATAGTCGCCTGTAAGCAGGACTTCTTCTTTATTGCTCCAGTTACCCCGGCAAATGTGAATTCCTGTTCTGGGACCCTGGATGCCATCAATGATTCTGTTCATGAGCTGGGCAGCGTATTCAAGTTCAACACCCACATCACGGCGGGTGGCCAGAGTAGCTCACATGAATGTTCGTCTGCCGCACTCCTGGGACATGACAATTTCTGTGAGAACCGGTTCATCAAACTGGACAAATTCACACCCTGCCTGAGCCAGTTCCTGCAGCTCAGCTCTTAGAATATCAACAACGTCATCTCCCATTTCAAACTGATCTTTGTATATTTTTCCCGCATATCTGGTCACCCACATGGACCTGGAAAGAAGATAAGGTCCAGGCAGAGTGATTTTTACCGGCTTGTCTGTCAGCTTTTTTACAAAGAGATAATCATCAAGAGCCAGCGGTTCACGTCGTTTCAACCTGCCTGTACACGTGGGATTGCGGATGGCTGAAGCCGGAACATCCAGGGTGTCCAGCATTTCTTCAAATCCGGACTTATCTTCAATTTCGTCCAGCATCTCAGCAAGAGACATGAGCTTTGTCCCTTCAACCTTGTCAGTAATAAAGGAATAAAAATTATCTCTGCGGTGCTCGCCGTCCACAACAATGTCCAAGCCAGCTTCTTCCTGAATCCGGACTGTCCTTTCAACTTCCTCATCAGCAATCAGGTTGAATTCTTTCCTGTCAATTTTACCCACCCTGTTGTCCCTGAGTGCCTTGAGCATCTTTCTGGAACGGGGCCAGCTGCCCACCTGAGTAGTTGTAAACATTTTATACCACCATAAGTTTGATATTCATATCTGTTGCCTTAGCCAGGGTTGCTGCAATGGGAGAGCGTTTTACAGTCTGCTCCCAGACCTGCCTGACCTTTGCTTCATCATCCATGGTTGATGCGAAACACTTGACCTCGATAGAAGAAAATGAAGGATCACCCTCTTCAACCCCCAAATGAGCCAGAACATTATTCAGCCTGCCGCGAGTTGTTATTTCAATATCATCTATATCCAAGCCTTCCCGGGAGCATTCCGTGGCAAATCCCGAGGCAAGGGCTCCCCCCAGGGCTCCAAGAAAAGACTCAATGGAACAGGGGAATTCATCCTTTTCTTCAAAGCTGATGGGCTGTCCCACATTCCATGAAAAATTACGGCAGTAGACTGTGCTTTTTTGACTTCCAGTGGAACGAATCCTGAGCCGCCATTCATAATCCCTGGCTTTGTCCTTGTCGCTTTTCAGGGCTTCTTCATCTGATGCACCCTCATCCGAGGAGCTTTTGGCCTGGCCCCGGCGAATGAAATAGCGAGTAAATCCATCATCATCCTGATGGCCGAGATATTCATGACCGGCCAGCCTGCACCAGGGAGGAAGGTCATCCTTGACTGTAGCATCCCTGCTGCGCATCTCCATAACACCGCCCACAGGCACCTTGAGCATATTTTCCCGGATAAGCAGGCTCAGACCTGATCCACAGTCAAGATCACCTCCATCAAACATAAAGTCCGGCTTGATATTATCTAAACTACTATTTTGATTATCTTGGGTCATAAAAACCTCTTGGGCCATGGTATCCGGGCAATGCAGCGAATACCATGGCCAAAATTGTTAGTTCGACAGCAATAAGCTTACATGCAGTGATTCTTAGTAAGCAACACTGGGTGAGCCTGATGAAAGCCACTCCACCAGAGCAGCTCCTCCAGCAGGACTTGCCCCTTCCACAAGATCATCTTCTGTCAGGCCGCGTTTTTTCAGGCAGGGTGTGCAGACCCAGATCTTGCCGCCGGCATTGACAAACTTGGTTACAAGCTCTTTCAGCGGAGCAAAAGGCGCTCCTTCATCAATCTTTTCAGCTTCACCCTTGACAGCGCAGTATACGCCATCGCAGCTAAGAAAAATCATGGTCTCTTTTTCACTGCCCTGGGCAGCATTGGCTACAACAAAACCGAGAGTCGCCTTGTCTCCGTCGGTCCGGCAATGGGTAATGGTCACGCAAAACTTGTCAGCCATGTTCTACTCCTTTTTCTGTTGAGGTTTATATTCTAAAAGATAATATGGATGCGCCATGTCCAGAAGGGCATTTTGGGTCATCCGGCACCAGGCTGGAAATTCTGTGGGAGCTGCCGGGTCTTTGGAGATGAGCAGTACTTTGTACCCCGGAGGCATGGGTTTCAGATAGGTATAAAGATTTATTATCACTCTGCCGCAGGTTTCCTCACCTCCGTCAAACTCATCGTCAAACTCCCAGTGTTCTGGATATTTATCTGACATTTTGCTCCCTTATAAATTGTGGTAATCAGCCATATTTCAGGATTAGAGGCTGGCATTCAACTTTCACAAACACGATCAGACACAAAATCGCTGATTTATCCATAAGTTACATATGTTTCCTTATGACATAATCAAAAACACGGTCAAATTGATTATACAAATCTATTTCCAGAAAATGTATTTGATTTATCAATATGAAGGCTGGATAAGTTGATGCACTCTGGGCAGGTAGCGTTTTTTCTGACCTGGGCTTATAAACTGGCTCAAGAAGACATCTTGACCCTTTTGAGGATGAAGAATAATCTTTTTAAAAACTTAACGTAACTGTTACCATATTGTCAGCCTTTGTCCAATTTGGTTTTCTTTCTTGACGGGCCAGCCCAGCATGTTTAAACAAATGTAGAAACGTTTTTTCTCTGGAGGTTACCATGTCTGAAGCTGTCTTAGGAATCAAAAAATGGGGCAACAGTCTGGGAGTACGGCTCCCTTCCGCAGTGGTCAAGGCAGCTGGGCTGCGGCTGGATCAGCATGTATCCGTGCGGGTGGAAGATCAGCAGGTAATCATATCCCCGTTGCCGGAAAACGAGTTAAGCCTTGAACAGCGTCTGGCCCTGTTCGACCCTGAGCGTCACCGCGGGGAAGCCATGGCTGCGCAGGCAATCGGTGCGGAACGGTGGTAGAGGCCAAAGCTATGGAGCCTTCTGAGACAAGCGGCCAGGAAAAATCATGGGTGCCCCAGAGGCAGGACATCATCTGGATTGATTGCAATCCCCAGGTAGGGCAGGAAATGCGCGATGTGCACCCCTTCCTTGTACTTTCCCCCAGGGTCTTTAACGCCAGGACCTCATTGGTCATTGGCCTGCCCATGACTACGGCTGAATACAACTCCGACAATCCATTTGCCGTTGCCGTGGGCTTTTTAGGACGGCGCAAAGGTCGTAAAACAAGTTATGTCCTGTGCCATCAGCCAAAATCATTTGACTGGCGATTGCGCGGGGCGAAACCACATCCCCTGGGGAAATTGAAGAATCCGCTATTTCGTGATGTCTGCCTGCGCCTGAACCAGATCATCCAGTTGAACATGTAATGATGTGCCTTCAGCAGGTCATGAATAATTCAGCAGTAAACCATTCTCATCATTTTAAAAGAACTGGCCGCTACCTGTAAAATCTACCAACTCTCTCTGCTGAAACTCCCAGATGGTACAAAACCCTGATGAACCAGTTGCGCAGGGTGCACATGGCAATACCCTCTTTTTCCCACCTCCGGGGGGAAGTTACTGCTTTTTGGGGCAGGATGACAATACTTGCACCTTGCTTTTTTATTCTGGTCATAAGCTCCAGATCTTCCATGACAGGGATTTCCCTGAATCCTCCAACCTTATGAAAAAAATCTTTGCGGATGAAAATTGCCTGGTCTCCATAAGGCACTCTGGTCATACGTGAGCGGATGTTGGCCATGAACTCAATGATTTTCAGCGCCCACTTCTTAGATTCAATCCTTAGAGAAAATGCTCCGCCCATAATATTATTTTCAGCTGACAAGGCCTTGATAATCAAGTCAGGTGCGTTATCCGGCAGCAGTGTATCACAGTGAAGAAAAAGCAGAACCTGCCCCCTGGCCATTGATGCGCCGACATTCATCTGCCTTCCCCGGCCCTTGCCTGAGCTCACAGCAATGACTTCGCTCACTTTCATGGCAGATATAGTTTCCTGCTCAGGACTGCCGTCAATTATAATAATTTCACATCTATGGCCGGGAAAAATTCTCAGCATCTGCTGCGCAAAACAATTTATTGCCTCCTGCTCTCTATACACAGGAACTATTACAGATATTACCGGATGCATCTGGTCAGACAAGTTCATATTGTATGGCCACTCTTTACTGGCCGGGTAACGGGCAGACTAAATTAAGCTCCTCAAGATCATCTAAGGTATCAACATCTCTTAAGGCTGGCAGAACATAGCATTTCAGTCGGTTCTCTTTAATTATCTGCATGGTCATGGGATAAACCTGCGAGGTACTCCAGGGAATACCATTGAAAATTCTGCTCAGAAAACAACTCTTTTTCATGCCTAACAGGTAATAGCCACCATCCATTGCCGGTCCCATGACAATGTCATTATCATCAAGAGCCTTGCAGCCCCTTTCAATATATTTCACTGGTAAATGGGGAATATCACTGCCCGTCATTACTACCCTCACAAATCCCATCAAAAACAGCTGCTCAAAACAATCCTGCATAATAGCGCCAAGATTTGTCCCGTTCTGAAAAATAATTGGATTATCAGTGCCAAGCCACTTTCGGTAATCTTCCTCAGACCTGTCCGGATGGCAGCTGAAAATAACAGGAAAACTCATCTCCCTGCACCTGGCAATCATTGCCAGAACAAAATCATTATATAGCCTGGCCGCTCTAACCATGCCTATTTCGCGGCCAAGCCGGGTTTTGACATTTCCAGGTTCGGGATACTTGATCATCACTACAAGGCATATGTGGTTGCTCATTATAATTCTTCCTGCTTTCTTTTCACAAACAATTTTTTTTCAACTCCCCTACTTCAAAGTCATGATCAAATCTACTTCCAGATGATATTTAAGAGGTATCGAAAATACTGATTGAAATGGCGCAAAAGTATTCATGCTTTAAATTGGACATCTCTGGTCATAACTTATTAGGATCATGAGCTCTAATTTCGAAACATACAAATGAAAGAAAACTATGAACAAAATCATTAAAAAACTGATTATTCTTGCTGTGATTGCCATGGCTGTAGCCGCCTACTTCCTGCTGGATCTCAACACTTACCTCACCCTTGAAAACATCAAGGCCTCCCGGGAAGAGTTTGCCACCATTCTGGATCAAAGGCCCATAATGGTCTTGAGCGTATACCTTGCAGTGTACCTTACAGTGGTCAGTCTGAACCTTCCCGGAGCTTTACCTCTGGGGCTTCTTGCAGGAGCCATGTTCGGGGCTTTGGCTGGAACAGTTATTGTCTCCTTTGCCAGTACCATTGGTGCGACCATTGCCTGCTTTCTTGCCCGATATTTAATTAGGGACTGGGTCAGGAATCGCTTTACCGGATTTATCAGCAGCGTGGATAAAGGCATAAACAAAGAAGGTGCCTTTTATCTCTTTACCCTGCGCATGATTCCAGTCATACCTTTCTTTGTCATCAACATGGTCATGGGCGTAACATCCATGCCCCTGAAAACTTTTTTCTGGGTTTCCCAACTGGGGATGCTTCCTGGAACCTTTGTCTTTGTCAATGCTGGAAGCCAGTTGGGCAGGATTGAATCTGCCGGTGACATCTTTTCTCCAGGATTGATTATCTCATTTATCCTCATCGGGATATTTCCTCTGATAGCCAAAAAAATTATTAGTGCCCTCAGAAAACGTTATGGCTCTGCCGGTCAGACACAGGATCAGGAATTGCCCATGACTGATCCTGTGGTATCTTTCGCCCCGAGGGGCCAGGCAAGCTCTGAGCTGGCTGAATATGCTGCTGAAAATAAAGAAAAATGCACTGATTGCGGCATATGTGAAAGCCAGTGTCTTTTTCTTAAAAAATATGGAAGCCCTAGAAAGATAGCTGAAGAAGTCCTGGCTGGAAAGAATTTGACTGACCCCTTTGAATGCAGTCTATGCGACCATTGCAGTGCAATATGTCCGGAAAAAGTCGCTCCTGTTGATATGTTTCTGAGCATGCGCCGCCAGGCTGTGCAAGAACAGACAGTAAATCTTGCCAGGTATGCCCCTCTTTTAAAATATGAAAGCACCGGCCATACAAAATTATTTACCTGGTATCCCCCCCGGGAATGCAGATCAGTTTTCTTTCCTGGATGCACCCTGCCCGGAACCCGGCTGGAAACAACCTGGAAAATGTTTCAGGAGTTGAAAAAGATTAATCCAGACCTGAGCATGGTCCTTGACTGCTGCCACAAACCATCCCACGACCTGGGGCGTCAGGACTATTTTGAAGAACGTTTCCAAGTCATTACCAGTCGTCTGAAAAAGGCAGGTGTTCAGGAAATACTGGTCGCCTGTCCTAATTGCTACAAGGTGTTTGCAAGGTATGGATCAGAGTTTCAGGTCAAAACTGTTTACCAGGTCCTGGCAGAAAACAATGAATTTCCAAACATTTCCACACCTGCTCAACTGGCCCTTCATGATCCTTGTCCGCTGCGTTATGAAGAGGAAATCCAGAAATCGGTCAGAATGCTCCTTGAAAAAACTGGATTTGAGATGAAAAAGATGAAAAAATCCGGTCCAAAGACCATATGCTGTGGCGAAGGTGGAGCAGTGGGTTTTCATAACCCTGGATTCGCCAAAGCCTGGGGAAAAAAGCGCGCTCAACTTGCAGGTGATGACTTGATGGTCACATACTGCGCCGGCTGTGCAGGCTTTCTTGGCAGATGGGGCAAGGTCTGCCATGTTGGGGATGTGATATTCAGTCCGGACAGAGCCCTGGCTGGAAAAACCAGGGCATCAAAATCACCCCTGACTTATATTAACCGGCTGATCCTCAAAAGGCGGCTGAAAAAGAACAGATAGGGTATCTATTCAGCATGCTTGCAAGTAAGTTCATAGAACAAGTTCGGCAACAAGTTCAAAGCATTGTGGTTTTACCATACAGATTGCTTCGGTCGCTTAGGCTCCCTCGTGGGTGACAGGTTTTGAGCAACTACATCCTGACAGCTCATGTGTCATTGCGAGCGAGTCTTTTTACCTCGTTGAATACACGCAGTGTAGGCGCAGCCATTCAACTGGGGCGAGCGCGGCAATCTATAGCGCGCTAAGGCTATTTCAAGTTACTCACAGGTTCGGTCCCGGGGCCCCCGGGTGAGGAGCTTACAAGCAACTACAATCGTTTTGCTAATAAAATCAGACGTTTCCATTTTTCACATTTTTACGATTCTTGCTTATGATTCATGCACATTTGCCTGAAAAATTCCATCAAAGATAGGCACTTTGCGCCCGGCACAGCTTCCTGCCCGGAGGCTTACAGCCCGGAGGGGGACTGTCCCTCGCTGTGTAAATATTTTCATCAAAGCCAATTTATTCCATGAACCAACGCAGTATCAATCTTTTTTATAGTACATCGCGGGGACTGTCCCAATTTCCAAATATGGGAATGTTCTTCTATTCGGTAAAATATCGTGAAGGTCCTTTAAGAACACTTTTATCAACTTCCCTGTAGATATTCATGCACTCATGAACTCCTATACCTCTGCCTTTTTCTGTTTTCTCTTCAACATCTCTTGGGTTTGATCCTGTCTCGGCCCAGAACAAATTGGCACCGGCCAGCGCCCCAAGAGTACATGGTTCATGAGTGCAAAAGCCTTTCACAGACTTCCTGGTGCCCAGGATGGTCACAGCAACAAGCTGCGCCATGCGCAACTCGCTGATCATGCCGCGCCTGGCAATCTCAGTTCCAGGAATTTCTATGCGCCTGGCTGCTCCACTGAATGCAGGCTCTACAGAATCGGCAAAAAGTATGGCCTGGGCAATTTCCTCATTGCTATGTTCAGGCCCCACAGGCTCCACACATGTACCAACTTTCAGCCCAGCTTCTTTGAAATTGTGAATACTCTGCTTTCTTTTTTCCGGAGAAAGCAGAGTGTCAATGCCTTCGCGCATTCTCAATGCATGATAAACACCAGAATAGCCTGCATCTTTAATTTTCATGGCTCTTTCTAAGGACTGATCCGGAACATTGGCCACCATTATT of the Desulfonatronovibrio magnus genome contains:
- a CDS encoding IS3 family transposase (programmed frameshift), with the protein product MTYPLQFKENVVKMVLSGTNSKAQIAKDMGVPTSTMQYWLKKAKSTGDTNIMTKQEKRPQDWSSKEKLDALLESVKLTDEQLGAWCRQKGIHTHHLQKWKKEFSSDQSRKKDNNVRQLKKEVKDLQKELNRKDKALAETTALLVPQKKSGCYLGRQKGRLIPTQEKKRILALIDEACSSGARLKKACDIIGLSPRTVQRWRDPGKLKDLRKESNRTPNNKLSEVERQIILNTINGPEYRNLSPHQIVADLADQEIYLASEATMYRILREECQNTHRQPSKPKKNNRPEELTAAAPNQVWTWDITYLPSPVKGVFFYLYMIIDLYSRKIITWQVHTREDSTLAGALISEGCYLENIVKDQLVLHSDNGSPMKGVTMLATLQQLGVMPSFSRPSVSNDNAHSEALYKTLKYRPWYPQEPFKDLKDARTWGEGFVKWYNHEHRHSSLAYVTPNERHTGRDKEILTRRQLVYQRAKKKNPERWSGHIRKWSAPSEVTLNKKRTSKTEKIAA
- a CDS encoding cobalamin-independent methionine synthase II family protein; this encodes MFTTTQVGSWPRSRKMLKALRDNRVGKIDRKEFNLIADEEVERTVRIQEEAGLDIVVDGEHRRDNFYSFITDKVEGTKLMSLAEMLDEIEDKSGFEEMLDTLDVPASAIRNPTCTGRLKRREPLALDDYLFVKKLTDKPVKITLPGPYLLSRSMWVTRYAGKIYKDQFEMGDDVVDILRAELQELAQAGCEFVQFDEPVLTEIVMSQECGRRTFMUATLATRRDVGVELEYAAQLMNRIIDGIQGPRTGIHICRGNWSNKEEVLLTGDYTPLLPALTAMKVQQFVLEYATPRAGEIRVVGEALSGNIPGTDIPREIGLGVVNPRTSEAEAPEEIVAKTKLALEHYKPEQIFLNTDCGFGCFANRCVNIEEVAAEKIRSIVKAAEMLKKEYS
- a CDS encoding sulfurtransferase TusA family protein, which translates into the protein MTQDNQNSSLDNIKPDFMFDGGDLDCGSGLSLLIRENMLKVPVGGVMEMRSRDATVKDDLPPWCRLAGHEYLGHQDDDGFTRYFIRRGQAKSSSDEGASDEEALKSDKDKARDYEWRLRIRSTGSQKSTVYCRNFSWNVGQPISFEEKDEFPCSIESFLGALGGALASGFATECSREGLDIDDIEITTRGRLNNVLAHLGVEEGDPSFSSIEVKCFASTMDDEAKVRQVWEQTVKRSPIAATLAKATDMNIKLMVV
- a CDS encoding DsrE family protein; amino-acid sequence: MADKFCVTITHCRTDGDKATLGFVVANAAQGSEKETMIFLSCDGVYCAVKGEAEKIDEGAPFAPLKELVTKFVNAGGKIWVCTPCLKKRGLTEDDLVEGASPAGGAALVEWLSSGSPSVAY
- a CDS encoding sulfurtransferase TusA family protein encodes the protein MSDKYPEHWEFDDEFDGGEETCGRVIINLYTYLKPMPPGYKVLLISKDPAAPTEFPAWCRMTQNALLDMAHPYYLLEYKPQQKKE
- a CDS encoding AbrB/MazE/SpoVT family DNA-binding domain-containing protein codes for the protein MSEAVLGIKKWGNSLGVRLPSAVVKAAGLRLDQHVSVRVEDQQVIISPLPENELSLEQRLALFDPERHRGEAMAAQAIGAERW
- a CDS encoding type II toxin-antitoxin system PemK/MazF family toxin codes for the protein MVEAKAMEPSETSGQEKSWVPQRQDIIWIDCNPQVGQEMRDVHPFLVLSPRVFNARTSLVIGLPMTTAEYNSDNPFAVAVGFLGRRKGRKTSYVLCHQPKSFDWRLRGAKPHPLGKLKNPLFRDVCLRLNQIIQLNM
- a CDS encoding TIGR04283 family arsenosugar biosynthesis glycosyltransferase, with amino-acid sequence MNLSDQMHPVISVIVPVYREQEAINCFAQQMLRIFPGHRCEIIIIDGSPEQETISAMKVSEVIAVSSGKGRGRQMNVGASMARGQVLLFLHCDTLLPDNAPDLIIKALSAENNIMGGAFSLRIESKKWALKIIEFMANIRSRMTRVPYGDQAIFIRKDFFHKVGGFREIPVMEDLELMTRIKKQGASIVILPQKAVTSPRRWEKEGIAMCTLRNWFIRVLYHLGVSAERVGRFYR
- a CDS encoding TIGR04282 family arsenosugar biosynthesis glycosyltransferase — its product is MSNHICLVVMIKYPEPGNVKTRLGREIGMVRAARLYNDFVLAMIARCREMSFPVIFSCHPDRSEEDYRKWLGTDNPIIFQNGTNLGAIMQDCFEQLFLMGFVRVVMTGSDIPHLPVKYIERGCKALDDNDIVMGPAMDGGYYLLGMKKSCFLSRIFNGIPWSTSQVYPMTMQIIKENRLKCYVLPALRDVDTLDDLEELNLVCPLPGQ
- a CDS encoding VTT domain-containing protein is translated as MNKIIKKLIILAVIAMAVAAYFLLDLNTYLTLENIKASREEFATILDQRPIMVLSVYLAVYLTVVSLNLPGALPLGLLAGAMFGALAGTVIVSFASTIGATIACFLARYLIRDWVRNRFTGFISSVDKGINKEGAFYLFTLRMIPVIPFFVINMVMGVTSMPLKTFFWVSQLGMLPGTFVFVNAGSQLGRIESAGDIFSPGLIISFILIGIFPLIAKKIISALRKRYGSAGQTQDQELPMTDPVVSFAPRGQASSELAEYAAENKEKCTDCGICESQCLFLKKYGSPRKIAEEVLAGKNLTDPFECSLCDHCSAICPEKVAPVDMFLSMRRQAVQEQTVNLARYAPLLKYESTGHTKLFTWYPPRECRSVFFPGCTLPGTRLETTWKMFQELKKINPDLSMVLDCCHKPSHDLGRQDYFEERFQVITSRLKKAGVQEILVACPNCYKVFARYGSEFQVKTVYQVLAENNEFPNISTPAQLALHDPCPLRYEEEIQKSVRMLLEKTGFEMKKMKKSGPKTICCGEGGAVGFHNPGFAKAWGKKRAQLAGDDLMVTYCAGCAGFLGRWGKVCHVGDVIFSPDRALAGKTRASKSPLTYINRLILKRRLKKNR
- a CDS encoding radical SAM protein, encoding MQITDLISKSKNNESLSLEELVFLLSFPAYSSESLQIMAEAGEISRKLVSEKAEVHGQLALDLAPCSCGCLFCSFAQVNNIFQQENRISAEEAVFYARQHEKDCANAVYVMITGQYPFGKFIEISQEIRKSLQPETIMVANVPDQSLERAMKIKDAGYSGVYHALRMREGIDTLLSPEKRKQSIHNFKEAGLKVGTCVEPVGPEHSNEEIAQAILFADSVEPAFSGAARRIEIPGTEIARRGMISELRMAQLVAVTILGTRKSVKGFCTHEPCTLGALAGANLFWAETGSNPRDVEEKTEKGRGIGVHECMNIYREVDKSVLKGPSRYFTE